Proteins encoded within one genomic window of Hevea brasiliensis isolate MT/VB/25A 57/8 chromosome 8, ASM3005281v1, whole genome shotgun sequence:
- the LOC110653560 gene encoding coronatine-insensitive protein 1: MEEENQNSKSNRTNCSSSMSDVVLGCVMPYIHDPRDRAAVSLVCRRWYELDALTRKHITIALCYTTSPDRLRRRFKHLESLKLKGKPRAAMFNLIPEDWGGFVTPWVNEIAESFNCLKSLHFRRMIVTDSDLEVLAKSRGRVLQVFKLDNCSGFSTDGLLHVGRLCRQLRTLFLEESSILEKDGYWLHELALNNTALETLNLYMTDLNKVRFEDLELIAKNCRNLVSVKISDCEILDLVRFFHTAAALEEFCGGSFNDVPDKYSAVTFPQKLCRLGLTYMGKNEMPIVFPFASLLKKLDLLYALLDTEDHCLLIEKCFNLEVLETRNVIGDRGLEVLASSCRRLKRLRIERGADEQGMEDEEGVVSQRGLIALAQGCLELEYMAVHVSDITNAALEHIGAHLRNLNDFRLVLLDREERITDLPLDNGVRSLLRQCEKLRRFALYLRPGGLTDVGLGYIGRYSINVRWMLLGYAGESDEGLLEFSKGCPSLQKLEMRGCCFTESALARAVMQLTSLRYLWVQGYRASSSNPGRDLSAMVRPFWNIELIPPRKVVVVNQVGEDVVVEQPAHVLAYYSLAGPRTDFPNSVVPLDLVGSVAT, from the exons ATGGAAGAGGAGAATCAGAACAGTAAAAGCAATAGAACGAATTGCAGTAGCAGTATGTCCGATGTCGTTTTAGGCTGCGTGATGCCCTACATCCACGACCCACGCGACCGCGCCGCCGTTTCACTGGTTTGCCGCCGGTGGTATGAGCTTGATGCCCTTACACGAAAGCATATAACCATCGCTTTATGTTATACCACAAGCCCGGATCGGCTACGACGTCGCTTCAAGCACCTCGAATCCTTGAAGCTGAAAGGGAAGCCGAGGGCTGCTATGTTTAATTTAATACCGGAGGATTGGGGAGGCTTCGTTACTCCCTGGGTTAATGAAATTGCGGAATCGTTTAATTGCTTGAAATCCCTTCACTTTAGACGCATGATTGTGACGGATTCGGATCTGGAGGTTCTCGCTAAGTCTCGCGGCCGGGTTCTACAGGTGTTTAAGCTTGATAATTGTTCTGGGTTTTCTACTGATGGGCTTTTACACGTGGGTCGCCTGTGCAG GCAACTAAGAACATTATTTTTGGAAGAGAGTTCGATTCTTGAGAAAGATGGTTACTGGCTACATGAGCTTGCCTTGAATAATACGGCTCTTGAGACTCTAAATTTATACATGACGGACCTCAATAAAGTCAGATTTGAAGACCTTGAACTCATAGCCAAAAACTGTCGCAACTTGGTCTCTGTCAAGATTAGTGATTGTGAAATTTTGGATCTTGTTCGTTTCTTTCATACTGCAGCTGCTTTAGAAGAATTTTGTGGGGGTTCCTTCAATGATGTGCCAGACAAGTATTCTGCTGTGACATTTCCCCAAAAATTGTGTCGTTTGGGTCTAACCTATATGGGGAAAAATGAAATGCCGATAGTGTTCCCTTTTGCATCCCTGCTTAAAAAGTTGGATCTCCTCTATGCATTGCTTGACACAGAGGACCATTGTCTTCTAATTGAAAAATGCTTCAACTTAGAAGTTCTTGAG ACAAGAAATGTTATTGGAGATCGAGGGTTGGAAGTTCTTGCTTCAAGTTGTAGGCGACTAAAGAGGCTTAGAATTGAGCGTGGTGCTGATGAGCAGGGAATGGAGGATGAAGAAGGTGTAGTTTCACAAAGAGGATTAATTGCTCTGGCTCAGGGTTGCCTAGAACTGGAGTACATGGCTGTTCATGTTTCTGACATTACAAATGCAGCCTTAGAACACATTGGTGCTCATTTAAGGAACTTGAATGATTTTCGATTGGTCTTGCTCGACCGAGAAGAGAGGATAACAGACCTACCACTCGACAACGGAGTTCGATCTCTATTGAGGCAATGTGAGAAGCTTCGAAGGTTTGCTCTGTATCTTCGACCGGGGGGTTTGACTGATGTGGGTCTTGGTTATATTGGGCGGTACAGTATCAATGTGAGATGGATGCTTTTGGGTTATGCTGGGGAGTCTGATGAAGGGCTTTTGGAATTTTCTAAAGGATGTCCTAGTCTTCAAAAACTAGAAATGAGGGGCTGTTGCTTCACTGAGAGTGCACTGGCCAGAGCTGTGATGCAACTGACTTCTTTGAGGTATTTGTGGGTGCAAGGTTACAGAGCATCATCATCCAATCCAGGTCGCGATCTTTCAGCAATGGTTCGCCCCTTTTGGAACATCGAGTTGATTCCTCCTAGAAAGGTTGTGGTGGTTAATCAGGTTGGAGAGGATGTTGTTGTTGAGCAGCCAGCCCATGTACTTGCATATTACTCCCTTGCTGGACCAAGAACAGATTTTCCAAACTCTGTTGTCCCCTTGGATTTGGTGGGGTCAGTTGCCACGTAG